The DNA segment tcTTGTCTTGTTCCCTTTTCGTTGTTAATTGCTTTTCCTGACTTGCTTGGTCTAACAACGCTTTAGGGCCTTTTTGACTTAGGTAGCACGCTTCTTTGCCACTCGTTTGACTTTATTCTTTCTTCGTCGTCTTAGGGTAGAGGCAATGCTTACCCAAGCTCTTACTTCGCCCTATCCTTTGTCAAACAAAGGTAAGGGAGATGTTGCTCTCAACCTTGACTCATGAGGTTAAGGGAGATCTTTAACTAGGTACCGCACCGTTCTCGGCCTTGTCTTACAAGACAAGGGAGACCCTTGGTTGGGGACCatactgttctcgaccttgtCTTACAAGACAATGGAGAGATTCACTTAGCTGGACTCAACCTTTCCATACAGGGATAAGAGAGACGTGTAACTGGAAACCATACTAACCTTTCCTTACAAGACAAAGAAGAGGTCCTTCTTTCTGACCTCGCCCTAGCCGTATATATGTAGGGGAGGATTTTACCTGGTAACTGCtctgttctcgaccttggcgttcccTCACAAGAGAAGGGCTTACTAAGAACCATACCGCTCCcagtcttggtgtttctaacccaaaGGAGATGATTACTTTGTTTACTGACCTCGTCCTCACCATCTAGGGCAGGGGGGATTTTAACTGGTGAACCATTTGTCTCGACCTCGACATTCCCACGCAAGAAGGAGGCTCACtaggaaccatactattcccaatcttggtgtttctaacccaagggagaggttcgttaactgacctcgtccttgCCATCTAGggcaagggaggattttaactggtgaaccatacttttctcgaccttggcgttcccatgcaagagggaggctcactatgaaccatactattcccaatcTTGGTGTTTCGAACCCGGAGAGGTTCATCTGTTGCACTGTACAAAATACTTACAAGAATAtctctttaattgaaattttattggATGATCTCGataaaaaacccttataaggaaaaaagagtgtcccctaaagactgtgtacaatgcaataattcaactgaaataaaacttaaggttgGTCGCATTCCACGTATGAGGGATTGCTCCACCTTCTAAAGTCTCAAGCTGGTATGCTCCATTTCCAAGGGCCTCTGTCACACGGAagggaccagtccacttgggagacaacttgttttctagctggtatgggtgggcctttcgcatcaccaggtcggtgacctggaactgccgaggtctcagcttggagttgtacttgtactccagCCTTGATTCTTGCTTCTTCCTTGAATTCATCCAATaagtccaggttcacctttcattcttcgttggattcttcagccacgaagttctggaaacgtggtgagctatcctggatttctacaggaatcattgcgtccgaaccatacaccaagctaaaggaTGTTTCTTTGGTAGTGGACtagggagtggtgtggtaagcccacacaattctaggaacctcctctgcccagaTCCTTTTGGTtttctccagccttctcttcagacctctgagcagaactcggttggcaGACTTGACCTGCCCGTTcatctgggggtgttcgactgatgcaaacacctgctttatACTAAGTTATGTACACTACTTGCCCAATTGTTGGCTcgcaaactgggtgccattatcgGACACCAATCGTTTTGGGACTCCAAAGCGGcatactatgttcttccacacaaagtgttggaccTTGTGGATTGTGATCTACGCTACTGGCTCAGCCtttatccactttgtgaagtattctatggcaaccacgaggtacttcatctgtcgtACCGCTAaagggaaaggccccagaatgtcgatcccccaggtACGGAACGACcatgggctatagatcgacctCAGCTCTTTTGGGGCGCCTTGTGATAGTCAgcatgttgttggcactgcttACACCACTGTGCATACCTCGTACAGTATTCCCTCATAgttggccaataatatcctACGCGAACGGCCTTCGACGAGAGAGCTCGGCCGCTGATGTGATTctcgcatatcccttcgtgaaGCTCTGCCATAATGCGCGTGCACTGCTCACCACTTACGCATATCAAGGTAAGGTGAGTAAACCCATGTCTAAACAAATCCTTGTCGATCAGGGTGTATTTGCTCAAATTCTTCTTGACTACTCTGGCCTTTGTGGGTTCCAACGGGAGTATCCCATCAGCCAAGTAGCGTCGGTAAGGTGTCATCCAAGTTTTGCCTCCTTCAACTACACAAACTTGCATTGACTTTTCCCCTGCTAACGCGTATGTGCCTATTCTAGGCGTTTTTAGggtttcttgagtcaacgaccgatgacttcTCTTAACACCTTCTGAGGTGCTTATCTGTTGGACCTCCACTATGACATCTGTGATGGTTTGAGGTGtctcagggtctcctgaatgactgtcctctgcctgccccccttgcctgaactggcgagctttgctagcaagtcagctcgggcattctatTCTCGAGGGACATGTACTAACTCGAACACTGTGAAAGTCTCCTTTAGGATCTGGACATACTGAAGGTTTGcagccatctgggggtccttggCCTGGTACTCTTCTGTAACCTGCTCTGTTACCAACAGGGAGTCACTCTTCGCCATCAAACTCTTCGCCCCCATCTCTTTAGCTAGCAGCATTCCAGCTATCAAGGCCTCGTACTCTGCCTGGTTATTACTGGCCTTGAAAGCAAACcacagggcctgctcgatcaacaacccatttggtccttcAAAGATGACACCAGCTCCGCTACCCTGTTGGTTAGAGGATCCATCTATGAAGAAGACCCACCTGAAACCTCCTTCCTTTTGGTGTGTGGCTGTTGAGGAGAGCTCTACTACGAAGTCAGCATAAACCTGGCCTTTGATACATCCTTTGGGTTTGTACTGCACATCGAACTCTgatagctccaccgcccagcgcaccattcgtCATGCCACATCAAGCTTCTGTAAGACCTTGCGAATGGGCAGGTCTGTCATCACTATCAcggtgaagctctggaagtagtggtgAAGTCTTTTCGCTAAAAAACTACCGTCAAAGCTGCATTCTCTATGGCCTGATACCTCACATCAGGCCCTTGCAATACTTTACTCACGAAATATATCGCGCTTTATACCTAGTCCTACTCCTGGATCAGGACCGAATTGATCGCCTGATCCGTGACTGCGAAGTACAAGCGAAGCGGGGTGCCTGGTTGTGGATTGCATAATACTAGTGGGTTGGCCAAGTATTCCTTCAATTTGAGGAAGGATTCCTCACACTCCTTGGTCCAGACGAACCTGTTATTcctcttgaggcattggaaataaGGATGCCCCTTATCTCCCCCTGCTGACACGAATCTAGACAAAGCGAcaatccgccctgtcagctgctgcacctccttcactaAGATTGGgcaacacacttctcagggttcgcCCCTATCCCACACTCAGTGAGTAGGAAACCTAAGAACTTGCCTGCCTCTACCcacaaacacacatttttcaGGGTTCAACTTCAGCGCGTACTTAGTTATTGTGGTAAATAACTCTTCCAAATCAAAGGCGTGTTGATTTCTCACCTAGGAGTtgaccaccatgtcgtccacatacgCTTGAACATTTTGTCCTATCATGGACGCAAGTACTCTGTCCATCAACCGCTGGTAGGTCGCCCCTGCATTCTTGaacccaaaaggcatcactttgTAATAGTAAAAAGAAAGCTTTGTTATGAACGTtgtcttgcactcgtccctaggatgcatcttgatctggttgtacccgaagaaagcatccaggaagctAAGAAGTCTGCATCCTGAGGCACTGTCTCCTGTTGGGGTCGTTGTCATCAGGGCCCCTTGCAGCTCTTGCAGGTAGTCCTTCAAGAAATCGCTCCTTATCAGTTCGTCCAACTGGAATCCCAATGCCAGACAGTTGCACAGGTTGTGGCCAGAGgtttggtggaactcgcaccaagcgtTTTTGCTGGACCCTAGCCTCTTATCGGTCTTTGGTGGAGACTTTAATCTGTCGGCCACGTTGGGGATGGAAATCAGCTACTTAAGGTCCACCCGAGAATTGTATATGGTGGGGGCGTTTTCTCTCATGCGTGCCCTGGTCTGGGGCTTCCTTGCTTCGTATGATGGTTGTGCTCCCGGGGCTTTCTTCTTCGTTGTGGCCTCATGTACCCTCATAGGCTGAGGACGACCAGCTCCTCGAAGTCGGACTAGGCCGACGCGACCGCACTTTTCGGTGACCTCTCCTCCTGCGATGATGTGGGCCACAGCTCGACGTCTAATCTCGCAGAAGGTCATAGGGCGACATCTTATCAGTGAATCACTGAAGGGTCCTGGCAGCACTCCCTTCCTGAAGGCATGCACCGTCATGTCTTCGTCCTTCGTGTGCAGCTTCACCACCTGTACCCCGAATCTGTTTAGGAAATCTTTCAATGACTCTCCTTAGCATTGCCTTACGTCGAAAAGATCGTAAGAGACTAGAGGGGGAGCTCAGTTAACAATGTATTGTTCTCTGAATAGCGTTGAGAATTGATTGAACGACGTAATGTGTCTATCAGGAAGACTAACGAACCAGTTCAATGTTGTGCCTGACAGCGTACTCATGAACAGCTTACAGTGCACGACGTCGGAGCCTCCTgaaagcatcatctgggtgtggaaaaCTGTGATATGAGCCTCTAGGTTCTCTACACCTGTGAAGGTGACCTTCGTGCCCATGAATGTGGCTGGTATCACAATGTCCATGATCGCCTAAGAGAACGGCATGGGGCGAGCCCTAACTGGCATGGGTGGGGCCCGCTCATCGACCATACGTTCTCCTACATGTTGTAAACTCCTGCGTAGTTCCTCATTGTTTctgcgcagctcttcgttgcTTGCTTGCGACGCGGCCAGGTTGACCTGGAATTGATCTTGATCAACTCTGGACGTCGCTACCGCCTGCTGAAGGGCACGTATGGTCTCCATGAGCTGTTGCATGGTGACGTTGTCCCCTCCTTCTGTCGCGACTGATCCTTGCCTCATGTTCCTCATGTTGCTAGTTGGCTCTCAACACGATTATGAATGAGACCTAGTTTTATCGTGCCCTACGGTGGGCTCCAaatgttctcgtcggttgactcgGCCGCCAttgacttcaaaggcagatggtggctcctcctatCTCCTGGTGGTTTACGCTCTCTCCTTAGGTAGGTGAGAGTGGCTCCgctgaaacagagggggccctacttgttgattgcactctgacgatcaagtcagtactgggctaagaaacaataagtgtgtaaagcagtttcagtcttagaaacggcgtaccttttctagggttcttaccaccctttatataggttgtaatTAGGTCAACTCCCTATCCCTCAAGgatctttccttaagtggaattagggttcGCTGGAGAGGCCTCTTGCGGCGTGTTGCACAAGCTTAGCGCAGCCGCAGCACAAGACTTGCCTCTTCTGCAGTGCAATATTTCTAACAGTATAGTCGTcggggtaccaactcatgtaccagtgTTGCGGCATCATCTGTTCTGTGGGTGCCCTAattattcacgtgtcatgcatgcagtctttccctggaaaccctaacccttacgggccttagcgcctccaggGAACACTTGCTTGTGCCGTACccaaatgtactatacacaccccatgcatgattCTCTTGTGATTTAGGTCTTTCTGGTATTTGGGTGTTAACTCACGTTAACTCATACTGTTTGTGGAGGCCAGCTTATATGGCCCATTATTACGGTTGGATCACCGAGGTCCGATGTCGACATCTGACATCGACCTTTTCTTCAGCCGATGTCTGAGGTCTGGCCAATAATGTTGTATTCTAACTATTCTCTATAACTTTTGACTCATGGTAAGGTAAACGTTCAATTCAACAAAAAGTTTTATTACTAGTCATATGATATGAGACACAAAATTAAGGATTTTTAATTCCCAAAGTAAAAGCTCATACTCATTCTCGATACCCGACACATGAAATTTGTGTTTTGTTATTGTTTCGATAATGTAAAGGGTATACTCATACCACACCCGTAACCactcaaatatttattaaataatatttcttaaaaaataaaaattaaaacaaaaaataaacataatattatcaagaatttaatgtttaacatattttattttcttaaatttaaaagaacacatttttttcttcaatataaaataaattgaagaaattacaataattttaaaatagagtatcaaataaactaattttttttaataatttaaagcGGATACACGACAAGTATGTTGGTACATACTCGTCTCCTACccaaaactaattttaaaaatttgaatgtTATCCGTACAATAtcaatctaaatatttttttcattaacacGAAGACAAGTTAAAACAATATCAGTGAATATTAGTTTATTTGTCATTTAGATATAGATATATGGAATAGATATATGGGTTAAACGAAGTTAAAGTAGTTCATTGTGCTCAATAGCAAACATAGTATCGTCCATAGATGGTCAGCCAACATAATGGTCACTCGCCGGAGAAGAGCGACTCCGATCTTGGGATCACATCAGTGATCAAGGGACATGACAGCACCCAGAGAGCAAAAGCATTACAGCAAGTACTATTCTTCTCAGAAAGAAAAAGGATGAAACTCGCGGCTGCACATATCTTGCAGTGAAAACCTATTTCACTTGACAACGTGTAGGATTTGTTGTATGTATCAAAACATACAAAGGATTCGCTGTTCATAATGATCAAGAATAAAGAAAGAAGATATTAAGTAATAAAAGATATAATCCTTGATTGTTAGCTATACATTTTTCCCTAGATTATCGAAACATGTCTTCGATATTAACTATACATATTTCCCTCTTTACATTGTATAGTATCTTTAACAAAACTATACAGTTAATAGTGGCTCCTTAGTTATTCCAGTATTAAAATTCGTATCCCTCTACCTGATACAAACTACATTGTATTTTTACTTTTCATGCCATTCATTTCATGTAAGCATGCTGAAAAAACAAAGTTTAAtggtgaaaaaaaaacttattttgcaTATTATTACTATAAAAACAAAGTTTTAATCAATAACAAGCATGGAGTTGAACAATACAATCTTCCAAGCTAAGCTGCCATTGTGTTTTgttcagaaaaagaagaagcttcatttttttttcaagctCTGGTCTTCTGGAAAATCTGCAAGTTGATTGATTTACATATAGCACTCATCTAATCTGCTTTTATGCAGCTGAAATGCAGGGTTAATCCAGGCTCCACAGCTGCACTGCATACCCGCCCAGTTGAAATTACCCAAACGAGCATTGCAACCCATACATAGAAGTTTATCCCCCACATTACCTTCTTGTACTTTCAAGCCAATCCATATATCCAGTGTTAGTATGAAGTTTGACATTATTTTATGGCAAGTAAAATATATGAGGGAAATTTTACACGTACCTGCTTCCATCCATTTCATCGGCTCAACAAATATTGAAGTGCAATCAACTGGTTGCGGTTCCGCTTCCCAGGCTTCACTGCTTCTCTTTTTCCACTTGAAGCTTAATTCTCCTTTCCCGCGCTCATGGGAAACTATATTTTCTTCTGAAGCAACAATTCTTCTGCATTTCTTACACCGGTATATAAGTTGAGATTTGGTCGTGGCTTCCGTCCGAGAGCTACTAGCTTCAGCCATTTGTATTGAATAATCAAATGATATTTGATTTATACACTGCAAATTTATAAGCAAAAGAGTGTAATGAAAGAATTTGATGTCCAAAACTCCCAGACAATTCAAACTGCAATTAGCATGTAGTGACATATAACAATTTTCACCACAGCAATCTTCTTCAGGAACACTAACTGGATTTGCTTCTGGGTATAATTACTTTGAAGTTCGTATGAAACATATCGAAAAACACAGAGTTCATACACCTTAAGTCAGCCAGCATGCATGATGCATCTCAAACCGAATCAGAAGATTAAAATGAACACCTCACAGGACAAACAGAAAGTCCTATAAAGTTGTTAGATCAAATTAATAGCAGTAGAGACATATCAAATAGTAACTAAACGAAAAGAATTTAGTACCCCTACCATGAAGCAATCAGCACAGGTTCAAACCAATGGACCCACTATGAAGGTATATCCAAAATCAAGAGAAAAAAGGACAAAAAGTAATACAGCTAATGAAAGAGAGCCAAAATTCAGAGTTTGTGAATAATAACTTTGTTCTTCTTAACATAGGAATGCTTACACCAAAGTACTTATACCAAGTAATACAACTCAAACAGAGTAACAAACTCATAACAGACAAGTAGCTCTCATTCCTTACACACCCAAAGTTGGCGTTTTATCAAACACTTAGTATGCACTAACATCAAGTTAAATTAACAAACCCAACAAACATATCAAGCGTCTCACAGTATTGACAGCATTCAACTCCGATTTgcaaaaatttaaattcatttcCACACGGGAGCGAGTCATAGATAATAAGAACAAACCATCAGAGAAATTAAGAAGATAAACACATGTATCTGATATCtttacaatttataaaaaaaaaaacacagaaaGGGAAGAGGGTTACCAATGAATCTTTTCCTCTAATATCTCTGATTTATGATTCCACCACAAAAACCTTAATCTTTACAGTGTTGTTGAGTTGAGCGAATATCAATTCACTCTACATTTTGAAGggtaaaatatgtttttgtttaAGTAGTACACCAAGaaaaaaattttaatataataagttTAATTCTATTAGTTTCTTGTTTCAATTTCATTAAAGTTCTGTTAAATGGGCATAAGAAAGTATTATTTTGTGAAAAGAAACAAATGTCAAGAGTTAAATAAAAAGCGAAGGGTTACAGAAATAAGAA comes from the Phaseolus vulgaris cultivar G19833 chromosome 8, P. vulgaris v2.0, whole genome shotgun sequence genome and includes:
- the LOC137824738 gene encoding uncharacterized protein, encoding MVRWAVELSEFDVQYKPKGCIKGQVYADFVVELSSTATHQKEGGFRWVFFIDGSSNQQGSGAGVIFEGPNGLLIEQALWFAFKASNNQAEYEALIAGMLLAKEMGAKSLMAKSDSLLVTEQVTEEYQAKDPQMAANLQYVQILKETFTVFELVHVPRE
- the LOC137825942 gene encoding probable inactive dual specificity protein phosphatase-like At4g18593, whose amino-acid sequence is MTRSRVEMNLNFCKSELNAVNTCINQISFDYSIQMAEASSSRTEATTKSQLIYRCKKCRRIVASEENIVSHERGKGELSFKWKKRSSEAWEAEPQPVDCTSIFVEPMKWMEAVQEGNVGDKLLCMGCNARLGNFNWAGMQCSCGAWINPAFQLHKSRLDECYM